The sequence CCAAAAGTTGAAATCTGGCAAAGATTTACGCTCAGCCGAACGTGCGGAAAATCCTTGACCATTGGTGGAAGAAAGCGATATAGTTGATGATCCACTTGCTGGGGCGTGGGCCGCGACATTTTAACAGCGGCTCCGCTCGCATGCGCCGTGCCCGCGCTGAATCGCCCATGCCGCCGATCGTCATCGATATTCGAAACGCTGAGGATTCGCGTGATGTCGTGCATCGAGCGGTTCAAGCACTCGCGGAAGGCCAGTTGGTCGCAATTCCGACGGAGACGGTGTACGGATTGGCCGCGAGCGCATGTCGGCCGGACGCGGTTGAGCGGCTCGTCAAGATAAAAGGCCGACCGACAGGCCAACCGATGGCGCTGGCGATCAAGAGCGCTGAAGAAGCGCCCGATTTTGTGCCGGATATGTCGCCCTTGGCGCGGCGACTTGCCCGCCGGTGCTGGCCGGGACCCGTCACCCTGGTGGTGGATAATGGACATCGCGACGGGCTGATTTCGCAGTTGCCGCGCGAGGTGCGCGAGGTTGTTGCACCGAACGGTTCGGTGGGATTACGCGTGCCGGCTAATGCGATGACGCAGGCGGTACTACGAATGCTGACGGGTCCAATTGTCCTCACGAGCGCGAACCGCAGCGGCGAGCCTGATGCCGTCAATGCCCAAGAGGTCGTTCGATACCTGGACGGCGATGTGGCACTCGTGCTCGACGACGGACCGTGCCGTTACGGCCAACCCTCGTCGGTTGTACGCGTAAAAAAGAACTCACTCGAGATTCTGCGGGAAGGTGTCGTTGGCGAAGCGACGTTGCGACGCCTGGCCGGAGTTATCGTGCTCGTCATTTGCACGGGCAACACTTGCCGTAGCCCGATGGCTGAGTTGCTGATGCGCGATGCTTTGGCAAAGAGCTTGAAGTGCAGACTCGACGGGTTGGATGAGCGTGGCATCATCGTCATGTCCGCTGGTATTGCCGCCGCACCGGGCTGCCCGCCGACAAATGAAGCCGTACAAGTCATGCGTGAGCAAGGACTGGACCTTTCACGGCATGAAGCTCAACCAGTGACAGAACAATTAGTCCGCCATGCCGACCTCATTTTGGCGATGACCCAAAGTCACATGCATTCAATCGTGGACCGGTGGCCAGAAGCGGCAGAGCGAACCCGATTGCTCATGCCGGATCGTGGCGACGTGGCCGACCCGATCGGCCAATCGGTGGGGGCATATCGCCACTGTGCCGCCCAGATCGCCGCCGGCGTTAAACAGCATGCGGAAAGCTTGCGGCGGGTACTGTGTGATTAGTTGCTGGGCAACACGTCACTTTGTTTTCGAGAATTACCTAAACGTGCGTAGCTACCATGAAAGTTGCCATTGCCAGCGACCATCGCGGCTATCACCTTAAAGAGCGGGTGATTTCGCTGCTGAAATCGAAGGGATACGAAGTGGTCGACGAAGGTCCGTCGAGCGATACCAGCGTTGACTACCCCGACTTTGCGGCGCTAGTGGCCCGCAAAGTAAGCGGAAGCGAGGTCGAGCGGGGAATTCTGATTTGCGGCACAGGCATCGGAATGGCAATTTCCGCGAATAAGTTTCCCGGCGTACGAGCTGCCGCGTGCGCGGACGAGGTTACTGCGGAGCTAAGCCGGCGGCACAACGACCTAAATGTCTTATGTCTTTCGGGAGATTTACTGAGCGCGAACAGCACCGAGCGGGTTGTGCTGAAATGGATGGAAACGGAATTCGAAGGTGGCCGACACCAGCGTCGCCTCGAGAAAATCAGCCGGCTGGAACAGCGTTAGATGCTGTTTCGTATTTTTCATTCTTGCTCATCGATTCGACACTGTCCTCGCAATAATCACTCGACCGATTCATGTGGCAAGGCATTATTGGGCATGACGATGTAGTCGAGCGATTTCGCCGGACGCTGGCGACGGGTCGGTTGGCCAGCACGTATTTGTTCGTTGGCCCACCAGGCATCGGCAAGAAGCGTTTTGCCTTGGAACTTGCCCACGCTCTGCTGTGCAGCGAGGCCGCTGAGGCGAGTTTGCAGCCGTGCGAACGATGTGATTCGTGTCGCATGTACGCGGTTGGAAATCATCCCGACTTAGATGTCGTCGGTCTGCCCCCTGACAAAGCCGCGCTGCCGATTAAAGTTTTCATTGGCGATATGGAACACCGCAATCAGGAAGGATTGTGCCATCGATTGGGTCTGCGACCGTTTTTTGGACGACGCAAGGTCGCCATAGTTGATGACGCCGATCACTTTAGCATCGAAAGCGCAAACTGTTTGTTGAAAACCTTAGAAGAGCCGCCCCCGAGTGCGCTACTAATACTCATTGGCACCAGTCCCAGTCGGCAGCTGCCGACAATTCGATCACGGTCGCAGATTGTGCGATTTCGCACACTACCGGCGGAGGATGTTGCGAATATCCTGTTGGACAACGGAGTTGTGGGTGACGGCAATCTAGCACGCCGAGTTGCTGAGTTGAGCGAAGGCAGTATCGAGCGTGCCATGCAGTTAACTGATACAGCGTTATGGGATTTTCGAGATCATTTATACTCGGCGCTCCAAACCGCACGATTGGACAGCGTGCGGCTCACCCGGGCTGTCCAGACATTTGTTGATGACGCCGGCAAGGAGACGTCCCAGCGTCGCGAGCGATTGCGAATTGTGATAGGATTCGCAGTCACGCGATATCAGCAGTTGCTGCGATCCACTGCTGAGAGTGAAGCGTGCCGGGCTACGCAAGCATTGGACGCTTGTTTGTCGGCCTTGGAACAGATCGACCGCAACGCCAACTTGGGGCTAGTCATTCAAAACTGGTGTGAAGGACTAGCGGGGGGGACTATTCGAATTGCGGATAGTCCGCTCGCGTTTGCGAGCGCTCATCACTAGTTCTTTGGTATCCACCCCCGGTTCTTTGGAAATGCCGCGGCCACAAAGAAATGGCGGTAGTCGGCTTGGCCCTGGGTGTGCTACAGTTAATTGCCGCGCAAATCCCGTTCCGCATGTGCAAAATGATCGGGGTTTAACGGCTACGGATGGGTTGCATTGGTTTCGCGGCGCGAGCACTCTGCTGCTTGGCAGCCGTGCTCGCGACGCTGATCTTGCGGTCGTTGAGGCTCATTTTTCGGAGGTCGGTCGGATCGTGAAGCGTTCAATTCTTCAAGCTGGCGCTGCAGCGCTGCTCGTGCTGGTTGGTGTGTCTTCTGCAATGGCGAGTGAGGCAGACCTTGTTCTACCAGATGTCGGTTCCGTGTCATTCCTGGGAATGAGTGGCCGCGCGCTCTTGGTCGGCGGCCTGATCGTTTCGCTTGTTGGAATGGCATTTGGCCTGATGACATTTGTCAAGCTGCGAAACCTGCCAGTAC is a genomic window of Pirellulales bacterium containing:
- the rpiB gene encoding ribose 5-phosphate isomerase B codes for the protein MKVAIASDHRGYHLKERVISLLKSKGYEVVDEGPSSDTSVDYPDFAALVARKVSGSEVERGILICGTGIGMAISANKFPGVRAAACADEVTAELSRRHNDLNVLCLSGDLLSANSTERVVLKWMETEFEGGRHQRRLEKISRLEQR
- a CDS encoding DNA polymerase III subunit delta', which gives rise to MWQGIIGHDDVVERFRRTLATGRLASTYLFVGPPGIGKKRFALELAHALLCSEAAEASLQPCERCDSCRMYAVGNHPDLDVVGLPPDKAALPIKVFIGDMEHRNQEGLCHRLGLRPFFGRRKVAIVDDADHFSIESANCLLKTLEEPPPSALLILIGTSPSRQLPTIRSRSQIVRFRTLPAEDVANILLDNGVVGDGNLARRVAELSEGSIERAMQLTDTALWDFRDHLYSALQTARLDSVRLTRAVQTFVDDAGKETSQRRERLRIVIGFAVTRYQQLLRSTAESEACRATQALDACLSALEQIDRNANLGLVIQNWCEGLAGGTIRIADSPLAFASAHH
- a CDS encoding threonylcarbamoyl-AMP synthase; this translates as MIHLLGRGPRHFNSGSARMRRARAESPMPPIVIDIRNAEDSRDVVHRAVQALAEGQLVAIPTETVYGLAASACRPDAVERLVKIKGRPTGQPMALAIKSAEEAPDFVPDMSPLARRLARRCWPGPVTLVVDNGHRDGLISQLPREVREVVAPNGSVGLRVPANAMTQAVLRMLTGPIVLTSANRSGEPDAVNAQEVVRYLDGDVALVLDDGPCRYGQPSSVVRVKKNSLEILREGVVGEATLRRLAGVIVLVICTGNTCRSPMAELLMRDALAKSLKCRLDGLDERGIIVMSAGIAAAPGCPPTNEAVQVMREQGLDLSRHEAQPVTEQLVRHADLILAMTQSHMHSIVDRWPEAAERTRLLMPDRGDVADPIGQSVGAYRHCAAQIAAGVKQHAESLRRVLCD